In Chitinophaga nivalis, a single genomic region encodes these proteins:
- a CDS encoding tetratricopeptide repeat protein encodes MKSIILSLLLLVTLSVYAQQNGQSEVPLFDQAKAMYDAGKYDEALILVNQLLANNMVSEKFFDLRGEIYLAKGNMDSALVNYNAGLLLAPTDPMIYFHRAFAYCSIRLFDEGIADYNTAIKYVGNEDAKYGIIASRGLARVMSRDFSGAYKDYKMVLDFDSTNVMAWVAMGSILRNLGRSNEATAYYEKAVNLAPNEIVAVGDLGFHYMSMKDYQKAIRQYTRVLEIDPDNAIAYNNLGHAKYQLKDLKNALKDIQRSIALDPKNAYAYRNRALVYLAMKQPEKACEDLHQAINLGYTVMYGDDVQQLLEKHCVF; translated from the coding sequence ATGAAATCAATTATACTAAGCCTTCTATTGCTGGTAACATTATCCGTCTATGCGCAGCAAAACGGGCAGTCTGAGGTTCCATTATTCGATCAGGCCAAAGCCATGTATGATGCCGGCAAATATGACGAGGCATTGATACTGGTGAATCAATTATTGGCTAATAATATGGTCAGCGAAAAGTTTTTTGACCTGAGAGGCGAAATTTACCTGGCCAAAGGCAATATGGATTCCGCGTTGGTAAATTATAACGCGGGCTTGTTACTAGCCCCTACCGATCCCATGATTTATTTCCACCGTGCTTTTGCCTATTGCAGCATACGCCTGTTTGATGAGGGCATAGCAGATTACAACACGGCCATAAAGTATGTAGGCAATGAGGATGCCAAATACGGTATTATTGCCAGCAGGGGATTGGCGCGTGTGATGAGCCGGGATTTTTCGGGCGCCTATAAGGATTATAAGATGGTGCTTGATTTCGATTCGACCAATGTGATGGCATGGGTGGCTATGGGCTCCATACTTAGAAATTTAGGACGAAGCAATGAAGCTACCGCTTACTACGAAAAGGCGGTTAACCTTGCCCCGAATGAGATTGTTGCTGTCGGGGACCTGGGATTTCACTATATGAGTATGAAAGATTATCAAAAAGCGATCAGACAGTATACCAGAGTGCTTGAAATAGATCCCGATAATGCCATTGCATATAATAATTTGGGGCACGCAAAATATCAGCTGAAAGATCTGAAGAACGCTTTAAAAGATATTCAACGGTCTATCGCTTTAGACCCGAAAAACGCATATGCCTACAGGAACAGGGCTTTGGTATATCTGGCGATGAAACAGCCTGAGAAAGCTTGTGAAGACCTTCATCAGGCAATTAATCTGGGTTATACTGTTATGTATGGAGACGATGTACAACAGTTACTGGAAAAGCACTGCGTTTTTTAA
- a CDS encoding S41 family peptidase → MKKLYVLLLALIVTNGVFAQDCNCETSFLWMKQTFEDNDAGFAYILSKKGKEAYAMHNSAYLEKVKQITSDKECAVALGHWMRFFRQGHIGVSYKAKEIAVGTVPKKTETIAVNTPEFEKYLTAKKDPGYEGIWLSEPYKIGIKKIGGSYVGFIIETTAAHWKTGEVKAKFDENGGVYYGRDKTEVKFGKSKLKLEGKNDLELGNFSLKRIYPLLKNDPDTELDLKLLKSSRPFLERLNATTVILRVPFFEITEKKYIDSVIRVNRATILATPNLIIDLRNNPGGSDESFEEILPFLYTNPVRSVGAVFLSTKLNNQRMLDLSNNPEFDEASRKQLRKYYEKLEQSLGKFVTLSDQKVDIQTRDSVYTYPQQVGILINERNGSTTEQFLLAAKQSKKVKLFGVTTFGMLDISNVHTIPFPCGKFELFYGLSKSYRIPGMAIDDIGLQPDYYIDSTIERSGWIKFANEVLNNK, encoded by the coding sequence ATGAAGAAGTTATACGTGTTGTTGCTGGCGCTGATTGTTACAAATGGAGTATTTGCCCAAGACTGTAATTGTGAGACCAGTTTCCTTTGGATGAAGCAAACTTTTGAAGATAATGATGCCGGCTTTGCCTATATACTGTCTAAAAAGGGAAAAGAGGCCTATGCAATGCACAACAGCGCCTATCTGGAAAAGGTAAAGCAGATAACCAGTGATAAGGAATGTGCTGTTGCGCTGGGCCATTGGATGAGATTTTTCAGACAGGGCCATATCGGGGTTAGCTACAAAGCAAAGGAGATAGCCGTTGGTACGGTTCCAAAAAAAACAGAGACGATAGCGGTCAACACCCCGGAATTTGAAAAATACCTGACCGCTAAAAAGGATCCAGGCTATGAGGGAATCTGGCTTTCCGAACCCTATAAAATAGGCATCAAAAAAATAGGTGGTAGCTATGTTGGCTTCATCATTGAAACCACTGCTGCACATTGGAAGACAGGTGAGGTTAAAGCGAAATTTGATGAAAATGGTGGCGTATACTACGGTAGAGACAAAACGGAAGTCAAATTCGGCAAATCAAAACTTAAACTGGAAGGTAAGAATGACCTGGAATTGGGCAATTTTTCCTTAAAGAGAATCTACCCGCTACTAAAGAATGATCCTGATACGGAACTGGACTTAAAGCTCTTGAAAAGTTCCAGGCCTTTTCTCGAAAGACTGAATGCTACCACGGTAATCCTGCGTGTGCCTTTCTTTGAAATTACAGAGAAAAAATATATCGATAGCGTGATCAGGGTAAACAGGGCAACTATTTTAGCGACGCCTAATCTGATCATTGATCTGCGCAACAACCCGGGTGGCAGCGACGAGAGTTTTGAAGAGATCCTTCCGTTTCTCTATACAAACCCTGTGAGGTCGGTCGGGGCAGTATTTCTCTCCACCAAACTTAATAATCAGCGGATGTTGGATCTCTCGAACAACCCGGAGTTCGATGAAGCTTCGAGAAAACAACTCAGGAAATACTATGAAAAGCTGGAACAGTCTTTGGGAAAATTTGTCACCCTTTCTGATCAAAAAGTTGACATTCAGACAAGAGACAGCGTCTATACTTATCCACAACAGGTCGGTATTCTGATCAATGAACGGAACGGCAGTACCACCGAACAGTTTCTGCTTGCCGCAAAGCAGAGTAAGAAAGTAAAATTATTTGGTGTAACGACCTTTGGTATGCTCGACATTTCCAATGTACATACTATACCTTTTCCTTGCGGGAAATTTGAACTCTTTTACGGGCTTTCCAAAAGTTATCGTATACCGGGGATGGCGATAGATGACATTGGCCTCCAACCTGATTACTACATAGATAGTACCATAGAGCGCTCTGGATGGATAAAATTCGCCAATGAAGTACTGAATAATAAATAG
- a CDS encoding LytR/AlgR family response regulator transcription factor, producing MTNKQDFTFIKTDRKLIKLNFDDILFIKGLGNYVEIFISNHKKYVYYKTLKDLIEKLPDEFMRVHHSNIVNLKNVDYVEDNHLIIGEHKITIAKSYKDCLLNSIDKLLL from the coding sequence ATGACGAACAAACAAGACTTTACTTTCATAAAAACCGACAGAAAACTAATCAAGTTAAACTTTGACGACATTTTGTTTATAAAAGGATTAGGAAATTATGTTGAAATATTTATTAGCAATCATAAAAAGTATGTCTATTACAAGACGTTAAAAGACCTGATAGAGAAATTACCTGATGAATTTATGAGAGTCCATCATTCAAATATTGTGAACCTGAAAAATGTGGACTATGTAGAAGATAATCATTTAATCATCGGCGAACATAAAATCACCATCGCTAAAAGTTACAAGGACTGTCTGCTAAATAGCATTGACAAATTGTTACTCTGA
- a CDS encoding S41 family peptidase, with product MLLGPFRLMAQNKCDCAGSFKWVKETFEKNDAGFRYALEQKGVDAYQQFNKAIQARINKATTREACAAVMREWLQFFRKEHHGIIPVDDAPVATATNTSAWETLPVSEAEVKQQISSAGAASFEGIWSTGAYKLAIIKKGNSYKGVILTSANKNWKPGEVKLKISGDSSGVFYMGDRSPKTFNTVVCYGKNTLQLSNIFLSRVYPVWEDDPSIQLYAKVMTASEPFLQQLSAQTILLRIPTFDDAQKKLIDSVLLANDQLLKRTPNLIIDIRNNGGGSDGSFFGILPLIFTNPIRIVNMEFLSTPLNNKRMEAFLSNPGISDGDKTEIKDALKKLNDHLGEFVNLDSGRIVSEQKPDTIFPFPKNVGIIINKGNGSTAEQFLLAARQSKKVKLFGVTTEGVLDISNTYIVDSPDKQFKLRYCLSKSLRIPDLTIDGKGIMPDYYIDKSIPPTKWLDYVTGILEQ from the coding sequence ATGTTGCTCGGCCCGTTCCGCCTGATGGCGCAAAACAAATGTGATTGTGCCGGTAGCTTCAAGTGGGTAAAAGAAACCTTCGAAAAAAATGATGCCGGCTTCCGGTATGCATTGGAGCAAAAAGGCGTGGATGCCTATCAACAGTTCAACAAGGCCATACAAGCCCGTATTAACAAGGCAACTACCCGGGAAGCATGTGCAGCGGTGATGCGGGAGTGGCTACAGTTTTTCCGTAAGGAGCATCATGGTATTATTCCGGTGGATGATGCCCCGGTTGCAACGGCAACTAACACCAGTGCCTGGGAAACATTGCCGGTTTCAGAAGCGGAAGTCAAACAACAAATATCTTCCGCTGGTGCCGCTTCTTTCGAAGGTATCTGGAGTACGGGCGCCTATAAGCTGGCTATCATCAAAAAAGGGAATAGTTACAAAGGCGTGATCCTGACCTCTGCCAATAAGAATTGGAAACCTGGTGAGGTGAAACTGAAGATTTCAGGGGATAGCTCCGGTGTGTTTTATATGGGAGACCGTTCTCCGAAAACATTCAATACAGTGGTCTGCTATGGAAAAAATACGCTGCAACTGAGTAATATCTTTTTAAGCAGGGTATACCCTGTATGGGAGGATGATCCCAGTATCCAATTGTATGCAAAAGTGATGACGGCCAGTGAACCTTTCCTGCAACAACTGTCTGCCCAAACGATACTGCTCCGCATCCCAACGTTTGACGACGCTCAAAAAAAACTGATTGACAGTGTACTACTGGCTAATGACCAGCTACTGAAACGTACCCCAAACCTGATCATCGATATCCGGAATAATGGCGGTGGATCTGACGGGAGCTTTTTCGGCATCCTGCCATTGATTTTTACTAACCCTATTCGTATCGTGAATATGGAATTTCTCTCCACACCGCTGAATAACAAACGTATGGAAGCATTTTTATCCAATCCAGGTATTTCGGATGGAGACAAAACTGAAATAAAAGATGCACTCAAAAAATTAAATGATCACCTGGGAGAGTTTGTGAACCTGGATAGTGGGAGAATCGTGAGTGAGCAAAAGCCGGATACTATTTTTCCTTTTCCGAAAAACGTAGGGATTATTATCAATAAAGGTAACGGCAGTACCGCAGAACAGTTTTTGCTGGCAGCCAGGCAGAGTAAAAAAGTAAAACTCTTTGGGGTTACTACGGAGGGTGTCCTGGATATCTCCAATACCTATATCGTGGATTCGCCGGATAAACAATTCAAATTAAGGTATTGCCTTTCCAAAAGTCTGCGGATACCAGATCTGACGATCGATGGGAAAGGTATTATGCCGGATTATTACATCGATAAAAGTATTCCGCCGACGAAATGGCTGGATTATGTAACAGGTATATTGGAACAATAA
- a CDS encoding SRPBCC family protein produces MSNNTVSLHRMLKTSPEKVYRAFTEPTAMASWLPPYGFLCTVHHMQVEIGGTYKMSFQNFTTGNSHSFSGTYLDLKPNELLKYTDKFDDPNLPGNMITTVWLHKTVAGTDIKITQEGIPSAIPVEMCYLGWQESLEKLAKLVEPEIPDA; encoded by the coding sequence ATGTCTAACAATACGGTTTCACTACACAGGATGCTTAAAACATCACCGGAAAAAGTATACCGCGCCTTTACGGAACCCACCGCTATGGCCTCCTGGTTACCTCCTTATGGGTTTCTTTGTACGGTCCATCACATGCAGGTAGAGATAGGCGGCACCTATAAGATGTCATTCCAGAATTTCACTACCGGCAATAGTCATTCTTTCAGTGGCACCTACCTGGACCTCAAACCCAATGAGTTGTTGAAGTACACCGATAAATTTGACGATCCCAATCTGCCGGGCAACATGATTACCACCGTATGGCTGCACAAAACGGTAGCGGGTACAGACATAAAAATTACCCAGGAAGGCATCCCCAGTGCCATACCGGTAGAAATGTGCTATTTAGGCTGGCAGGAATCATTGGAAAAGCTGGCTAAGCTGGTAGAACCAGAGATACCGGATGCCTGA